One genomic region from Candidatus Scalindua japonica encodes:
- the ileS gene encoding isoleucine--tRNA ligase yields MSYKDTINLPKTKFSMKGNLVQREPEFLKKWEKEGLYAQIRKAKEGADKFILHDGPPYPTGDLHIGTGLNKILKDIITRFYTMKGYDTPYIPGWDCHGLPIEHRVLQELGTKAKGMEKLEIRKKCKKYAEKFVKVQMNQFKALGVSGDWDSAYLTFTPQYEAGIIEVFGRLVEKGYVYRSLKPIHWCMRCETALAEAELEYQDQTSPSIYVNFKLIEVPKNLFPGMGGEDIHMLIWTTTPWTLPANLAIAVHPECQYTAIRYINPKTQKRQVSILAEDLVNSVMKLREIEGYERLGCVKGSALEGLKYQHKIMKREGSVVLANYVTLTDGTGCVHTAPGHGQDDYQTGLKYNLPIVSPVDATGVFTQEAGDFVGLNIYDANKSITEKLDELGLLFHMDKIGHSYPHCWRCRKPVIFRATEQWFVGIDHHDLRTNALDQIKNSNWIPSWGEVRLSNMIKDRPDWCISRQRSWGVPIPAFYCTHCEETLLDVNVVNHVRDMFLQHGADSWFYKETNEFLPEGTKCQKCGSTNFEKENDIFDVWFESGSSHHSVLNKRDALSFPADIYLEGSDQHRGWFQLSLLLSVAAWGTAPFKTVLTHGFVVDEHGKKMSKSLGNFVSVGDALKQLGGDIVRLWTASMEYRNEMHASPEIILKTSDPYRRIRNTFRYILGNLSDFDPENDSVEYAQMPEIDRWALHKTDELITSVTSAYESFQFHRVYHNILNFCVVEMSSFYFDIMKDRLYTFSKSSVERRATQTVLHKINSVLVRLIAPILVYTSEEVWMEINPGGSSVHLSEWPVAVEQHKDITLNDKWEKIIKIKTDVARELEKMRVARQIGSSLEAAVDLYSEDSGLLNLLKEYEHDFAMIFIVSEVNISNSPLDSGNNGEIFDTLSIKTRVSDSGKCDRCWNFRKEVGKIEKYPTLCNRCAEVIAEVEVKK; encoded by the coding sequence ATGAGTTATAAAGATACGATAAATTTACCAAAAACAAAGTTTTCCATGAAAGGGAACCTTGTTCAAAGAGAGCCTGAATTCCTGAAAAAATGGGAAAAAGAGGGCCTCTACGCACAAATTCGGAAAGCTAAAGAGGGTGCGGACAAATTTATTTTACATGATGGACCACCGTATCCTACTGGTGATCTTCACATTGGGACCGGATTAAACAAGATATTAAAAGATATAATTACCAGATTCTATACAATGAAAGGTTATGACACTCCCTATATACCCGGCTGGGACTGTCATGGCTTACCAATTGAACACAGAGTGTTACAGGAACTGGGAACAAAAGCGAAAGGTATGGAAAAACTTGAGATTCGCAAAAAATGCAAGAAATATGCTGAAAAATTTGTGAAAGTACAAATGAATCAGTTTAAGGCACTGGGAGTTTCCGGTGATTGGGACTCCGCATACCTGACATTTACTCCTCAATATGAAGCGGGAATCATTGAAGTGTTTGGCAGGCTGGTGGAGAAAGGATACGTTTATAGGAGCCTGAAACCCATTCACTGGTGTATGCGCTGTGAGACTGCTCTTGCCGAGGCAGAGTTGGAATATCAGGACCAGACCAGTCCTTCAATCTACGTTAACTTTAAATTAATAGAAGTGCCCAAAAATCTTTTTCCGGGAATGGGGGGAGAAGATATTCATATGTTGATATGGACTACTACTCCATGGACATTACCGGCAAACCTGGCTATCGCGGTACATCCGGAATGTCAATACACAGCAATACGATACATAAATCCGAAAACACAAAAAAGACAGGTTTCAATACTGGCAGAAGACCTGGTGAACTCCGTCATGAAACTGAGAGAAATAGAGGGATATGAGAGACTGGGTTGTGTCAAAGGCAGCGCGCTGGAAGGCTTGAAATATCAACATAAGATTATGAAGCGGGAAGGGTCTGTTGTTCTCGCGAATTACGTAACTCTTACTGATGGTACCGGTTGTGTGCATACCGCTCCCGGACACGGTCAGGACGATTACCAGACGGGTTTGAAATATAACCTGCCGATAGTAAGTCCTGTTGACGCAACTGGCGTTTTTACGCAAGAAGCCGGAGATTTTGTAGGGCTGAATATATATGACGCTAACAAATCAATCACTGAAAAACTTGATGAATTGGGTCTTCTGTTCCATATGGATAAGATCGGTCACTCATATCCTCACTGCTGGCGTTGCAGGAAACCGGTAATTTTCAGGGCAACAGAACAGTGGTTTGTGGGTATTGACCATCATGACCTCAGAACAAACGCTTTGGATCAGATAAAGAATTCAAATTGGATTCCGTCATGGGGTGAGGTTCGACTCTCAAATATGATAAAAGACCGCCCGGATTGGTGTATATCTCGTCAACGTTCCTGGGGGGTGCCGATACCGGCTTTCTATTGTACTCATTGTGAAGAGACACTTTTAGACGTGAATGTTGTTAATCATGTTCGTGACATGTTTCTTCAACATGGCGCGGATAGCTGGTTTTACAAAGAGACGAATGAGTTTCTGCCGGAAGGTACAAAGTGTCAGAAATGTGGTTCTACCAATTTTGAAAAAGAGAACGACATATTTGATGTTTGGTTCGAGTCCGGTTCCAGTCATCACTCTGTGTTGAACAAACGTGACGCATTATCCTTCCCGGCTGACATCTATCTTGAGGGAAGTGATCAGCATCGCGGATGGTTTCAACTCTCACTACTTCTTTCTGTTGCCGCGTGGGGGACTGCTCCATTCAAAACGGTACTGACTCACGGTTTTGTAGTGGACGAACACGGTAAGAAGATGTCTAAATCGCTGGGGAACTTTGTATCGGTGGGAGATGCCTTGAAACAACTGGGTGGCGATATTGTAAGGCTGTGGACTGCTTCGATGGAGTACCGGAATGAAATGCACGCTTCACCTGAAATAATTTTAAAAACTTCAGATCCCTACAGGCGGATCAGAAATACTTTCAGATATATTCTGGGCAACTTATCCGATTTTGATCCTGAAAATGATTCGGTAGAGTACGCGCAAATGCCGGAGATTGACCGTTGGGCGCTGCACAAGACTGATGAACTCATTACCTCTGTGACGTCCGCGTATGAGTCTTTCCAGTTCCACCGCGTCTATCACAATATCCTCAACTTTTGTGTGGTAGAGATGAGTTCATTCTATTTTGATATTATGAAGGACCGGCTATATACTTTTTCAAAGAGTTCTGTTGAAAGGCGTGCAACACAGACTGTTCTTCATAAGATAAATTCAGTGTTAGTTAGGCTTATTGCTCCAATTCTTGTGTATACTTCCGAAGAGGTGTGGATGGAGATCAATCCGGGTGGCAGTAGTGTTCACCTGTCAGAATGGCCTGTTGCTGTTGAGCAACACAAAGATATAACCCTTAACGATAAATGGGAAAAGATTATCAAGATCAAAACAGATGTAGCAAGAGAACTTGAAAAAATGAGAGTGGCCAGGCAGATCGGCAGTTCCCTTGAGGCTGCGGTTGATCTTTATTCTGAAGATTCCGGATTACTTAATTTGTTAAAAGAATACGAGCATGATTTTGCAATGATCTTTATCGTTTCAGAAGTAAATATAAGCAATTCACCCCTTGACTCTGGAAATAATGGAGAAATATTTGATACACTCTCTATTAAAACACGGGTTTCAGATAGCGGTAAATGTGACAGATGCTGGAACTTCCGCAAAGAAGTTGGCAAGATAGAAAAATACCCGACACTGTGTAATCGATGTGCAGAGGTTATTGCAGAAGTTGAGGTTAAAAAATAA
- a CDS encoding IS91 family transposase translates to MISLSSIIETFIADFITLYHGSILPSQFKALAAMKDCRTTQSRVMLVQCNDCEKQVFVPHSCGNRNCPHCQSHECQQWLERQLKKEVPADYFMLTFTIPKELRSLAWQHQRLLYSIMIQCCWETVKTFVQNDSVLQGNAGAITVLHTHSRSLDYHPHIHLVMPAGAINQKKKLWSFKKSEGKTRYLFNHKALAKVFRAKMLDAVNKAALTLPVNYPKTWVVDCKFVGNGEKALVYLGRYLYKGVIQEKDIITCKDGQVTFRYQDSKSKKMLTRTLPGPQFLRLILQHVLPKGFRRTRNFGFLHPNSKRLIALLQYLTGINPNKSSAWFRERPKLTCKCCGGIMKIIKTMIPPSHKSRSFPYKLTKEEAVLVM, encoded by the coding sequence ATGATATCTCTCTCCTCTATAATTGAGACCTTCATTGCTGACTTTATCACTCTTTATCATGGTTCGATCCTGCCAAGTCAATTCAAAGCCCTGGCAGCCATGAAGGATTGTCGCACTACGCAAAGCCGCGTCATGCTGGTCCAATGTAATGACTGTGAAAAACAGGTTTTTGTACCGCACTCCTGCGGTAACCGCAATTGTCCTCATTGTCAGAGTCATGAGTGTCAGCAGTGGTTGGAGCGTCAACTGAAAAAAGAAGTGCCTGCTGACTATTTTATGCTCACCTTTACTATACCCAAAGAGCTTCGATCATTAGCATGGCAGCATCAACGCTTGCTTTACTCGATAATGATACAGTGTTGTTGGGAAACCGTAAAAACCTTTGTCCAAAATGACAGCGTATTACAAGGAAACGCTGGAGCCATCACTGTTTTGCACACCCACTCTCGCTCTCTCGATTACCACCCGCATATCCATCTGGTAATGCCAGCCGGGGCCATCAATCAGAAGAAAAAGCTTTGGAGCTTCAAAAAAAGCGAAGGAAAGACGCGGTACCTTTTCAATCACAAAGCGCTGGCTAAAGTGTTTCGAGCAAAAATGCTCGATGCCGTGAACAAAGCGGCTCTTACGCTTCCAGTTAATTATCCCAAAACATGGGTCGTCGATTGCAAATTTGTCGGCAACGGTGAAAAGGCACTGGTCTATCTTGGTCGTTATCTCTACAAAGGGGTCATTCAAGAGAAAGATATTATTACGTGCAAAGATGGTCAGGTGACCTTTCGTTACCAGGATAGTAAGAGCAAAAAAATGCTCACAAGAACACTTCCCGGCCCGCAGTTTCTCAGGTTGATTCTCCAGCATGTTCTACCCAAAGGTTTCAGGCGAACACGGAACTTTGGTTTCCTCCACCCTAATAGCAAACGCTTGATTGCATTGCTTCAGTACCTTACCGGTATCAACCCGAATAAGTCGTCAGCCTGGTTCAGAGAGCGTCCAAAGCTTACGTGCAAATGCTGTGGAGGAATAATGAAGATCATAAAAACGATGATACCTCCATCACACAAATCCAGGTCTTTCCCCTACAAGTTAACAAAAGAGGAGGCTGTTCTGGTTATGTAA
- a CDS encoding DUF2868 domain-containing protein, with product MNDSAAKKVLFIKAIEEGDPAGEVLSKADRLVATQKTQSILQRVSDKQLNNRISKQSKEAFLTKRAELLFQIVGVVYPKARTDINRIQWSGWFTVLLLILLSVSGFIANEFESGKRLNLLAFPVIGMLGWNLFVYSLKVFTQVFFIFRKRYSGTNQGFFLILISNISIRLLKKKCTHSSDKTLVYNRCFRNYYIEWLKLSSSIYRIHVSRVFHLCAILFALGIIGGMYLRGLTTEYYAGWESTFLETETVHNFLSIALMPAAIITEQQFPTLERVASIRWGNGGLGENATDWIHLFAKTIFLFIIVPRCFLSVIAFIRERHLRTHFPIQYDKDSYFTKLFISKPGQRELMHIIPYSIELTDQQKDVLRSLFAQVLGWKAQVEFHRTISYGREDQFCREFTFSAKDPVESLAILFSLSSTPETEIHNAFISTLFKMVTDNNMVVQILIVVDESDFKTRFSRQKGAEEKLESRRELWRRTITSKNVKPVFVNLHNPDTNEWQNAINLT from the coding sequence TTGAACGACTCTGCGGCAAAAAAGGTGTTATTTATAAAGGCAATCGAGGAGGGCGATCCGGCAGGAGAAGTTTTGTCAAAGGCAGATCGTTTAGTCGCGACACAGAAGACACAATCTATATTACAGAGGGTATCTGATAAACAGCTTAACAACAGAATCTCCAAACAGAGCAAGGAAGCCTTTTTAACAAAACGAGCGGAACTGCTTTTTCAAATAGTGGGGGTTGTTTACCCTAAAGCAAGAACAGACATTAACAGAATACAATGGAGTGGCTGGTTTACCGTGTTGCTGTTAATTCTGTTATCTGTTTCAGGATTTATAGCGAATGAATTTGAATCAGGAAAAAGGTTGAATTTATTGGCTTTTCCGGTTATTGGAATGCTTGGTTGGAATTTGTTTGTTTATAGTTTAAAGGTTTTTACACAAGTTTTTTTCATTTTTAGAAAGAGGTACAGTGGCACAAATCAAGGGTTCTTTTTGATTTTGATTTCAAATATATCTATACGACTACTAAAAAAAAAATGTACACACTCTTCTGACAAAACTTTAGTATATAATAGATGTTTCCGGAACTATTATATTGAATGGTTAAAACTCTCATCATCAATTTACCGAATCCATGTTTCAAGAGTATTTCATCTGTGCGCGATACTCTTTGCCTTAGGTATTATTGGTGGTATGTATTTAAGGGGATTGACTACAGAATATTACGCTGGATGGGAGAGCACATTCTTAGAGACGGAAACTGTACACAATTTTTTGAGTATAGCTCTCATGCCGGCTGCCATTATTACAGAGCAGCAATTTCCAACATTGGAGCGGGTAGCGTCCATTCGATGGGGAAACGGTGGCTTAGGAGAAAACGCTACTGACTGGATTCATCTTTTTGCTAAGACAATTTTTCTTTTTATTATTGTTCCTCGATGTTTTTTATCTGTTATCGCTTTTATCCGTGAAAGACATTTGCGAACTCACTTTCCAATTCAATATGATAAAGACTCTTATTTTACAAAGCTGTTTATTAGTAAACCGGGTCAAAGGGAGCTTATGCATATTATTCCATATTCAATTGAACTTACAGATCAACAAAAGGATGTTTTGCGTTCCTTGTTTGCTCAAGTGCTTGGTTGGAAAGCACAAGTTGAATTTCATAGAACTATATCCTATGGAAGAGAGGACCAGTTTTGCAGAGAATTTACATTCTCAGCAAAAGATCCTGTCGAGTCCTTAGCTATATTGTTCTCTTTATCCTCTACTCCTGAAACCGAAATTCACAATGCATTTATCAGTACATTGTTTAAAATGGTGACAGATAACAATATGGTTGTACAAATTTTGATTGTAGTGGATGAATCTGATTTCAAAACCAGGTTTTCTCGACAGAAAGGCGCCGAAGAGAAGCTCGAATCACGTAGGGAATTGTGGAGGCGAACAATTACCAGCAAAAACGTTAAACCTGTTTTTGTCAATCTTCATAACCCTGATACTAACGAATGGCAGAACGCAATCAACCTGACATAA
- a CDS encoding DUF3482 domain-containing protein, with amino-acid sequence MSLNDSKQTITLSLISHTNVGKTTLARTLLKKDIGVIRDDAHVTDTSEAYIMLETNNGFVLRLWDTPGFGNSAKLLKRLQNIPRPTGWFVNEVWDRIDDRANWCNQQALRNVREDADVVLYLVNAAENPIEAGYVDCEMQILDWLSKPVIVLLNQTGPPREAVVEAGEEKLWEDHLQRFEVVKYVMSLDAFARCRIQENILMKTIEGVLPFAKRNSFDEIWKAWAINNNSVFERSMDSLAGQITAACCDREHITQKSIWELAQYKVPIPGMSSDIKKEKEDAMKKLADRLEGEVKSSLDELIQLHQLKGNAAAEILKRLSSDYLSNKPVNEGVSAIVGGFFTGAISGVGADFLAGGLTFGGGAVVGGILGAVGAAGLTRGYNYFRGDNNSFIRWSLPLYQELFSSALLRYLAVAHFGRGRGEYTESEYPEFWKSSVLQIVHERQKEIKALWQAGKRETNTSRLTVQTKKLLTDMVQQLLKEFYSEAYHIDPTFK; translated from the coding sequence ATGAGCTTAAATGATTCTAAACAAACAATCACACTAAGCCTGATTTCTCATACTAATGTGGGTAAGACCACTTTGGCGCGAACACTACTGAAAAAAGATATTGGAGTTATCCGTGATGATGCTCATGTAACAGACACTAGTGAAGCTTATATCATGCTGGAGACGAACAACGGATTTGTTTTGCGATTGTGGGACACACCTGGCTTTGGTAATTCTGCAAAATTACTGAAACGTCTTCAGAATATTCCCAGGCCTACAGGTTGGTTTGTAAATGAAGTTTGGGACCGAATTGACGATCGTGCAAACTGGTGTAATCAACAAGCTTTACGAAATGTTCGAGAGGATGCGGATGTTGTTCTATATCTTGTCAACGCTGCTGAAAATCCTATAGAAGCGGGATATGTAGATTGTGAAATGCAGATATTGGATTGGCTTAGCAAACCGGTCATCGTTCTCCTGAATCAGACTGGTCCTCCCCGTGAAGCTGTTGTTGAGGCTGGTGAAGAAAAGCTATGGGAAGACCACCTCCAACGATTTGAAGTCGTGAAATACGTAATGAGTCTGGATGCCTTTGCACGTTGCCGGATACAGGAAAATATACTCATGAAGACGATTGAAGGTGTTCTTCCTTTTGCCAAACGGAACTCATTTGATGAAATCTGGAAAGCCTGGGCAATTAATAATAACTCTGTTTTTGAAAGATCAATGGATTCCCTTGCAGGACAAATTACAGCCGCATGCTGTGACCGGGAACATATTACCCAGAAATCAATATGGGAATTAGCTCAATATAAGGTGCCCATACCCGGAATGTCTTCAGATATAAAAAAAGAGAAGGAAGATGCCATGAAAAAACTGGCCGATAGGTTAGAGGGAGAAGTAAAAAGTTCACTGGATGAACTTATTCAATTGCATCAACTGAAAGGTAATGCGGCTGCAGAGATTTTAAAAAGACTCTCGAGTGATTATTTATCAAATAAACCTGTTAATGAGGGAGTCTCCGCTATTGTAGGTGGTTTTTTTACCGGTGCGATAAGTGGTGTGGGTGCTGATTTTCTGGCTGGAGGTTTAACATTTGGAGGAGGGGCTGTGGTGGGAGGAATTCTAGGTGCTGTAGGGGCCGCTGGTCTGACCAGGGGTTACAACTATTTCCGTGGCGATAACAACTCTTTTATCCGATGGTCACTGCCGTTATATCAGGAATTATTCAGTTCAGCACTACTCCGCTATCTTGCTGTCGCCCATTTTGGAAGAGGCAGAGGTGAATACACTGAAAGTGAATATCCAGAATTTTGGAAGTCGTCGGTCCTGCAAATTGTTCATGAGCGGCAAAAAGAGATTAAAGCCCTGTGGCAGGCTGGTAAACGTGAAACAAATACGTCTCGATTAACAGTACAAACGAAAAAGCTTCTCACCGATATGGTGCAGCAGTTGTTAAAAGAGTTTTATTCAGAAGCATATCACATTGATCCAACTTTTAAGTGA
- a CDS encoding multicopper oxidase domain-containing protein has product MFCSFSNFIKGVSRVSGMCLVLPFLLAAIICFSMVASAAEKLIVGDEKVAADFHKLHEKGEIEREYHIYVTDGYIEMADGEYIYQWGFTHAPNWENVGEIKTVEERDAKLLPIKVPGDEMRFHSGRNYIVVLHNAGWYEAEEHSGISHVAHTIHWHGLDLIPAVDGIPNIPYPSVFPHETFRYFLSIPDDIEGSYMGHCHVDSTNHIMAGLFFPVVIEKEKNEIYGYKYDREYTLFFSEVDSEYMEMLRDKGTINDCLSWKSNYFTLNGRIFTDKLDNPLSTINDPKTRLVAYDGETVLVRLMAIGYDHIFAWHPHGYHGLIIGTDGRRHPAPYQKDTILIGSGERYDILYNIPNFSSQSTCLSCNRGPGITIAHDHNLRGMVSGGIYPHGGLTIFDVRPKTEKMLSNN; this is encoded by the coding sequence ATGTTCTGTTCATTTTCTAATTTTATCAAAGGTGTTTCACGTGTCTCTGGTATGTGCCTGGTACTGCCTTTCTTGCTTGCTGCTATTATCTGTTTTTCTATGGTAGCAAGTGCTGCTGAAAAGCTGATAGTTGGTGATGAGAAGGTAGCTGCGGATTTCCATAAGTTGCATGAGAAGGGCGAAATAGAGAGGGAATATCATATCTATGTTACTGACGGATACATAGAGATGGCTGACGGAGAGTATATCTACCAATGGGGTTTTACTCACGCACCGAACTGGGAGAATGTTGGAGAGATTAAAACAGTTGAGGAGAGAGACGCAAAACTACTTCCAATTAAGGTCCCTGGTGATGAAATGCGTTTTCATTCCGGTAGGAACTATATTGTGGTCTTGCATAATGCAGGTTGGTATGAAGCAGAAGAGCACTCAGGTATTTCACACGTAGCACATACCATTCACTGGCACGGACTTGATTTAATACCGGCAGTTGATGGTATTCCTAATATTCCATACCCATCTGTTTTCCCTCATGAAACATTCAGATATTTTTTGTCAATTCCTGATGATATAGAAGGTTCATATATGGGGCATTGTCACGTCGATTCAACCAACCATATTATGGCAGGTCTTTTTTTTCCTGTTGTCATCGAAAAGGAGAAAAACGAAATTTATGGTTATAAGTATGACAGGGAGTACACCCTGTTCTTTTCTGAGGTAGATAGTGAATATATGGAAATGTTGAGAGACAAAGGAACTATAAATGATTGTTTGAGTTGGAAATCTAATTACTTTACCCTGAATGGCAGAATTTTTACTGATAAGCTGGATAACCCTTTGTCTACAATTAATGACCCGAAAACAAGACTGGTTGCATACGATGGAGAGACTGTATTGGTAAGATTAATGGCAATCGGATATGATCACATATTTGCATGGCATCCACACGGTTATCACGGACTTATCATTGGGACAGATGGGAGAAGACACCCTGCTCCGTATCAGAAAGATACCATATTAATAGGTTCAGGTGAAAGATATGATATTTTGTATAATATCCCGAATTTTTCATCTCAGTCCACATGCCTCTCTTGTAACCGTGGTCCCGGTATAACCATCGCTCATGACCATAATTTGAGGGGAATGGTTAGTGGAGGAATATATCCTCACGGTGGCTTAACAATCTTTGATGTGAGACCTAAGACTGAAAAGATGTTGAGTAACAATTAA
- the holB gene encoding DNA polymerase III subunit delta', with protein sequence MPFTDILAQDHVIDHFKKAIETDHLSHAYLFTGQRGVGKTLFTKEFAKVLNCMNDKSDPCNSCHNCIRINANSHPDVSWIEIEEKAKFIKIENIRNLQNSAKLSPLESDYKIYIIADADMMNEEASNCLLKTLEEPSPNTIIVLIANSISSVKETIRSRCQIIRFHLLPSHIIENQLAGKSDADPDKIAWTSTFCNGSLGDALKLLDQNYYEINNNIVSRLTETGIDNLVFAEEIINSYLSTGESLEEKRQVFKGILNCILQFYRDLLIVKIRSRNNTRQKRITLFNADHEDAMRRYINYLTQEQIINIIDEILESIKFIGFNLNINLLVENIITSITFSNSKEN encoded by the coding sequence ATGCCATTTACCGATATTCTTGCACAAGACCATGTTATTGACCATTTCAAGAAAGCGATAGAAACTGATCATCTCTCTCATGCATATCTCTTTACCGGACAGCGTGGAGTTGGAAAGACTTTGTTCACGAAAGAATTTGCAAAAGTTCTTAATTGCATGAATGACAAAAGTGATCCCTGTAACTCTTGCCACAACTGCATTCGCATAAATGCAAACAGTCACCCTGATGTTTCCTGGATCGAAATAGAAGAGAAAGCAAAATTTATCAAAATTGAAAATATCAGAAATTTACAAAACTCTGCAAAACTGAGCCCTCTTGAATCTGACTACAAAATTTACATTATTGCAGACGCGGACATGATGAATGAAGAAGCCTCAAACTGCCTGTTGAAAACACTTGAAGAACCCTCGCCGAACACCATAATTGTCCTCATTGCCAACTCAATCAGCTCTGTTAAAGAAACTATCAGATCAAGATGCCAGATTATCAGGTTCCATCTATTACCAAGCCATATAATTGAAAACCAGTTAGCCGGTAAATCGGATGCAGATCCAGATAAAATTGCATGGACATCAACGTTTTGTAACGGAAGCCTTGGAGACGCGCTGAAGCTGCTGGACCAAAATTATTACGAAATCAACAATAACATTGTCTCCCGTTTGACAGAAACAGGTATAGACAACCTTGTTTTTGCGGAGGAAATCATCAATTCGTATTTAAGTACCGGAGAGTCTTTAGAAGAAAAAAGGCAGGTTTTTAAAGGAATCTTAAATTGCATCTTGCAATTCTATCGAGACCTGTTGATAGTAAAAATCAGGAGTAGGAATAATACCCGCCAGAAGAGAATAACACTTTTCAATGCTGACCATGAAGATGCAATGAGAAGATATATCAATTACTTGACCCAGGAACAGATAATAAACATAATTGATGAAATATTAGAGTCTATCAAATTTATTGGCTTCAACCTGAATATTAATTTATTAGTCGAAAACATAATAACCAGTATTACCTTTTCGAATTCTAAAGAAAATTAG
- a CDS encoding biotin/lipoyl-containing protein yields MEKEFELPDIGIEADVEITVSFWYIEEDEEFEEGDDILEVSTNKANLNVTAPYTGKLIEILAQEGDVVTIGDVIAMLEKINT; encoded by the coding sequence ATGGAAAAAGAATTTGAACTGCCTGACATCGGAATTGAAGCGGATGTTGAAATCACTGTCTCTTTCTGGTATATAGAAGAAGATGAAGAGTTCGAAGAAGGGGATGACATTCTGGAAGTTTCTACGAATAAAGCAAATTTGAATGTTACCGCGCCATACACAGGAAAACTAATTGAGATCCTTGCCCAGGAAGGCGATGTTGTAACGATTGGTGATGTCATAGCCATGTTAGAGAAAATAAATACTTAA